The Phalacrocorax carbo chromosome 2, bPhaCar2.1, whole genome shotgun sequence region GTTAATAAGGGACCTGGGGCTATCTTTTCACTGCTAGCCCTCAACCTAACCAATTGCTTTTAAATGATTGCTAATTTGACAGAATATAAGCAGAAGGCATAAAAATATCTGGAATAATGTCTAATGCAGCTTTTACTCCTGGTATTCTGAGCGAACCcattttagaaaacagattAGAATGTGGttaatagattttaattttttttttttagacactcagtttttaaagaaaatcttgtAGTTGTCCTTTGGTTCAATTAGGAGCAAAAGAGAAGGGAGTTTTGTAATGCAATTGTCCtgtaaaggaaaatgttttaaattggGGAGATTATGTGAGCAGACCACCTGTAGGGCATTCATAGCTCTTTTCTATAATGCTCCAAGCCATGccttgctgcctgcaggctggcTAACAATGCAgggaaaagctgtttaaaaggctgttctcccttttccctctgGTGTTCACTAACTGTTACAAGTCttcctcttaaaataaaaaaaaaaaaaaaagtcccaagtCCCTTTAATTGAAGAACTTTAAGGCTCCATGGTGGCCAATTGGTCTGCAACAAGAGGAACCaggcagcagggaaagaaactTCAGACTATACATCACGTTTGGTGAAGAGAAAAGATCAAAGTTTTCCCAAACTCAAAAGAAACCAAGTTCCCTACAGATTAACCCTATTCATTTAGCCTCTCTTAAAGGAATGATGTTCTGAGCCACTGGGCAGACAGGTAAAAAGTTCAACAATTGCCAAAGCATTCTTCTGTTAATTCAACAGCCTTCTGCTCAAATAAATTAGCTTAGTCCTGACAGAAGAACAATACCTTTTCCCTTGAAAAAGAACCATATTTGATATACAAAAAGTTAAGTATGAAAGGTTAAGATGTTAGTTTAATCTGGTAAGAAGAGACTGATCTAACAAATCTCAACTTGCTGTTCCACCATAGTACACAATCTatgaatttaaaacattaacCTTTTACACTTCAGTATGCATTCCCGGAGCGGTGGGTGCTTACGGAGCGTAGACAACAGATCGCAGAGGTGTGTGTGCACATTCCTAAAATAAcacctgctttaaaaaaaatacttaacatgccatggggggggtggggtgacTCTTTTGTAAAGGCTCAGCTTAAAGACACCATCATCTTTCAAAAAGCAGATGAGAACTATGGTAAGGCACCTCCTGGTTTTGGCAAACactttttcaaaacaacttGTTGAATGACTTGTTTTCCCTTGGGCCTACTTTAATGGCGGCAGCCATCTATTACACAGAAACAACTGGAGCAGAGACATAGTTTGTAGAACCACCTAAAGACAGAGCAGCTGGAATAACCAGGGCAGGAGTAGGGGAAAAGCTTGAAAAAGTCATTtatcaaaagtaattttattgaCAAAATAGAATACTCATATTTGCTCTTACAGGGGTAGCCTCTACacttttttacaaaaaaatttacagaCTGTATAGCTTTggatatatacatattttacaCATCTGTACAAGGTAAcaaataattatataaatacatCCTTTAATGTAGGAAACCCGTATTTAGCTGGGGGTGTATAATTAAGACATGTTTTGATTCAGTCTGTATTGTAAGGCATTTGCCTGGTCATCAATATCCCAAAAACCAGCAGTCCCAGCAGACTCCCACCTCAGGATAGGGGGAGGAAGACTCTCCCTCCCATGAGCAAAGAGCTGCTGTTAGTCCAGAGTAAATGAGAAGCTGCTGTGCCTTGCCCTCTGCAAGACACGGGTGAGCCTCTAccctcctctgccagcaaaaTAATAAGCTGGCTCCTTGAAGTACATGCTCCCTGCATATGaatggaggggaaggaggagggggctggagctTGGGGCCTCTGCCAGCTGCATTGTTCTATACAAGCTGTGGCTAATAAGGACCATTAGGGGTTCATTAACGGCACCAAACAGTGAGGGGGCATTTTAGGCAGGCCGGTGTCCCTCATTCCCTAACCTTTGGCCTCTTTCCCCCTCCTCACACTTGAGACAGGGGCATCTGCTTGGGGTAGGAGACAGAGCTGGCAGTGCCTGACCTCCACGTCAGGCCGGTGCTGACATCGCTGTAGAGGGAGCCACCGCCTCCAGCCCCGAGTCCTCCCGCTGCAGCGATTGCTGCCTGCCCGCCTGGTCCTGCCCCTGTGCCCCCAGCCACGACGGCACCTTTGTTGGCCCAGCAGCAGCGGGTGCAGAGGGCCCTCCAGGACTCGAGGGTCTTGCCAGACCAGACCCAAACACCAGAGGTGATGCCCACCACCAGGCACATGAAGTACTTGAGCATGAAGACAGCATAGTCGGGGCGGCGGGCCTGATCAGGCTGCTGGTCACGCAGGCAGGGGCAGTTGTGCGTGGCCTCCCAGCGGGGCCGGTTGTGCTGCTCGTAGAAGAGGCAGGCGACCACGCTGGCAGCCGGCACAGTGTAGAGCACGGTGAAGAGGCCCAAGCGTATCATCAGCTTCTCCAGCTTGTGGGTCTTggtggggccgccctgctgctTGATGACACTGCGGATGCGGAACAGCGAGACAAAGCCGGCAAGCAGGAACATGGAGCCGATGGCCAAATAGATGAGCAGCGGTGCCAGCACGAAGCCCCGCAAGTTCTCCAGGCTCTGGTTGCCCACGTAGCAGATGCCGGCCACGGGGTCCCCGTCCACAGAGCTGAGTGCCAGCACCGCGATGGACTTGACgctggggagcagccaggcGGCCAGGTGGAAATACTGCGCGTAGCCGGCGATGGCTTCGTTGCCCCACTTCATACCGGCGGCGAGGAACCAGGTGAGGGAGAGGATGACCCACCAGATGGAGCTGGCCATGCCGAAGAAGTAGACGAGGAGGAATACAACGGTGCAGAGCGCCGGGCCGGTGCTCTCGTACCGCACGTGCTCGGCCACCGCCAGCTCCGGCTGCAGCtcggccgcgccgcccgccgcgccgcgcccccccgccgccgccgcgcccgccgccgcgccgccgcccgcccccgccgccccggcccccgcgccgcccgcccccgcgccgccgctgCACGCCACCTTCTCGTGCCCGGCCACCAGCCGCACCAGGTAGCCCAGGGAGACGAAGAGATAGCAGGCGGCCAGGAAGATGATGGGGCGCTCGGGGTACTTGAAGCGCTCCATGTCGATGAGGAAGGTGGAGACGGTGGCGAAGGTGGAGAGGAAGCAGAGCACGGACCAGAGCCCGATCCAGAAGGCGGTGAAGGCGCGCTCGTCGGGGCTGAAGTAGGGGttgtggcagggcagggcgcaGTTGGCGATCTGCCCCGTCTTGACGCGGTTGTAGAGCGGGTGCCGCTCGCTGGACACCGACACCATGGGCGCCCGGCACTGGCAGCCCGGCTcgcagggcggcggcggccgcggcttGCGCGGGGCCtcggccggcggggcggcggcggcggggggcgcctTGGCGGGGCCGCCGGGCTTGGCGCCGCGGAGCGGGGGCttggcgggcggcggggcggccgtgGTGAGGTCCGTGCGGTTGTAGTCCATGCAGAGCGTGTCCGGGCTGCCCTGCTCGGGGAGGCGGTCGCAGCGCATCCTGTCGGGCCAGGCGAAGCCGTACTGGCGCATGAGCGGGGCGCAGCCGGCCTTGGCCCGCTCGCAGACGCTGCGGCAGGGCGGCAGCGGCTTCTTGTAGTCCTCCAGGCAGATGGGGGTGTAcatgctgcagaggaagaagcGCAGGTCGCTGGAGCACTGGATCTCCACCAGCGGCCAGAACTGGTGCACCTCAAGCCCGGCCTCGTCCTGCGTGTCGTGGTTGAACTGGTTGGGCATGTAGGTGTAGTTGTAGCCGATGCCCTTGCAGAGGGGCACGGTGATCTCCTGGCACGACAGCTCCTtggccgaggaggaggaggaggaggaggcggcggcggcggccgaaGCGGCGGCGCAGCCGGCGcgctgcagcagggacagggtggCGAGCAGCGAGGTGATTTCCAACAGGTAACTCCACTCCATGctcggcggcgggcggcggtcCCGGCTCCTCTCCCGTCCCGCTCAGCAGCCGCGGGGAGCGCGGCGCCGCAgcacccccccggccccggctaCCCCTCGGGGGAGGCGCAGAGCGGCCCCCGCCGTGCCGGCCGCAGGTGAGAGGGCTCGCAGCCCCCGCGGGGCTCCGGCGCCCGGGAGGGAGGCGGCTCCGCGGGCAGCCGATGaggggcagccgccgccgaGCCCCAGCGCCGCGCCGGAGGAAGGGGGGTCCGCTCACAGAAGGCCCCTCAGCCGCCGTCGCATCTCTCCTCGCGGGGCTGGCTGCGCAGGGGGGGTCGCCGCCTCTCCAGTGCCGGCCAGGCAaggagcggcggcggcgacggcagcagcagaagtttcGCCGTCAGCCCCCGGCCGGCACGGTCAAGATGGCTAAGGCGTCCCGGGGACCAGGCGCTGCGCCCCGCGGCGCCGGACTCCCACCGCCCCGagcgggcgggcagcggcggggccggtgcTGGGGCGGCCGAAGCGGCTCCTCCTGCCGCCCGCCCGAGCACCCGGCTCTGCGGGCCACCGCCAGCCGCCCGGTCCCCgctccttcttctcctcctcctcctcctccgccgccgccggctGGGCAAGCCGGGCGCCCCTGGCCGCGATCGCGCCACCGGAGCCGCGGGGCGAGCGCCGCAGCGCCTCGGCGCAACTTCTCGCTCTCCGACCCCGGCAGCGCCACTCCGGCCACCGCGCTCTCATGAATATTTATAGCGAGCGCCGGCGGGCCCCGCCCCCATCGCCTCGGCCGCCTATCAGCCgggcccgggcggggggcggcggggcaggcTCCAGCCCTCCTTAAGGTGGAGCCGGTACCCTGGCGGCAGCTCCTCGGCCCCCCTCAGCCTGGGGGGACGTGGCGGGGTTTTCTCTTTCTGGTCGCATTGTGGGGGCTCCTGCTCGTGCGGGAAGGTGCGGCTTCGCACCGTGAGGCGCTGCTTGCCGGGTgtgtgggctgctgctggggacttcttttttccctctctaaGGGTTCCCGGTCAAGTCAGGCTCGCTCCGGGAGCAGCAGCACCTCAGCAGCCGCCCGGAGCCTCCTCGCAAGCGGTTTTCCATGAAGCCCCTGGCACCCGCGGGAGCTCTCAGCCCGTGCCGCTTTGAGCACTGCAAGCGCTGGCCCCTCGCGGCGTGTGCGCGTGTTTTGCACCGCGGTGCTGAGGTCGGGTGCGGGCCGGCTGCCGCACGCGTTCGCGGGGAAGGCgggagcgcggcgcggcgggggcccgCCGGCACCGGGGGTAGCCGGGCCGACACCCGGCCTCACCTCCGCGGGCCGCCCGCGCCGGCCGGGTGACGCGCTGCCCAGCGGCCGCACACGCGCGTGCGGCACGTAGCGCAGCGGCCGCGCGCTCCCACTCGCGGTCACGGCCGAGCAGCGGGGGAGCGTGAATAACGCCGGGGTTCTCGCAGCGCTGGCACCTGGCGTACAGGCGCGCTTGGCCCGCGGGGCGGCTCGGTGAGCGGCGCCGTGCTCGCCCGCTGGGCACCCGCCCACGccggcgcggctgcggcgccCCGCGGCGCTGCGCGGCCCCGCGCTCCGGCAGGTGGACGTGTCCCGGAGCCGCCCCCCCACGGGGCTGCTCACGCCGCAGGTGTGCGCGGCCGAGCCGCTTCGGGCCGGGGAAGGACCGAGGTCCGCCTCGGCGATCTGCGGTGGCCGCCTCCGGCGAGTGACCCACGGCCCCGCCGCAGCTCCGGGAGGCCCGTCCCAGCCGGGCCGCGGCTCCCCGGGCCTCCGCGTCAGCCCGGCGGCGGAGGTGGGGGTTGGCTGAGGAGCCGCGTGCAGCCGCTGAGGGCTGCGCGACCCGCCCGGGCCGGCTTCGGAGGGAGCAGGGgccgcccggcggcgggggagccTCCCCGCTCAGGCGCAGCGCGGCGGGGGCCGccagcccgcccgccgccggcggtGGGGCCGCCCTGTGGGCTTGAGGCGCCGGGAGCGCGTCTCCCTCCCCGCGGCAAGGCCGCGGGCGGAGGCCGCCGCCCTCCGCTCCCGGGGTCCGTGGGGCGGCCCTGAGGGGACTCGCCGCTCTCCGCCGGCCGCTGCGCGGGAGGGAGTTTCGGCGGCCCCTGCTCAGCCGGACCACCTTAAGGGGAGAGGCGGCGGcgccgccccgtcccgtcccgcgccgcgccgcgccgcgccgcgccgtcCCGGGGGGCTGTCGTCCTCCCAGGACGGGGCGCCTGTTTGTTAATTGCCGCGCTGTTGCGCTTCGCGCTTGTGCGGAGCTCCCGCTGGGGCTGTAATGACTGCAATCTCGGGAACACGCCGCTCGGGgagccggcggggcggcggggctcgTCTGCTGGCGGCGTGAAGTTTTGTGGCTCGCCGGGTCTCAcggcgggaggagcggggccgggggcgggggggagggaacGCGGGAGGCAACACAAACCCGCAGCCCCGGGCCGGCGGCCGTGCTGCCGGGGTCCTCTCGCTCCTGCCCGCCCCTCTATTTCAGCGGACACGCGGGTTACCGCGTTAGGAGGAAGTGGGCAATAAGGGGGCAATAAACGCGTTTGCTGCGTAATCATTGCGGTGATTTGCAAACCCACTCTCTCGACCCCGGCGCCCACCTGAGGGGAAGGTTTTGCCTTCAGACGTGTGGCAGAAGTGCTCGGAGGACGTGGCCCTATGTTTCCCATCCCCGGCTGCGAAATCGCTGCTGTATCTGTATTCTTATTTCTGGCCAAAATCAGAACTTTTCAAAAAATAGCAGATGGCTATTATAGTGCTCATTTAGTTAATGCCCTGCTGAAAAGTGTTAAGAGGTTGAAGAATGCCCAGTAAAGGGAACGGAATGAGAAATTTGTCGTCTGGCTGCGATGTCTGTGACTGACACaggtttaaatttaaaaagtctcTTTCCAGTCCTGGATGCGATGCTCCATTTTAAGAAATGACTGTTATGCTGTTGGCTGCTTGAAGAGTACCTTATTTAAAAATCTCTACAGAATGTAAAAATGAGTGAGTCTAGTCAGGAGAGCTGGGCGAGTCTAAATTACCGCTCTGTCAGGACTCCTATTGCCTATTACAAAGTACCTTTTTACGCTGAACTTAAGCACTACACTACAGAGACAGCAGATGTGAGGTGATGGCTTCCAAGAGCAACACAGATGCTGTAAAATTTCCATTGCAATATTTCAGCAAGGAAACTCAGGAGACAGGCTGAACGCTGCAGTTTAGAATTACACTATAACTCTCCTAGAAATAAGAGAATACCAAGTTTCTCAACAGCACACTTGGCTTCATTTTTACTGTCGTTCATATGCTCGTGTTTTCTTACAGCCTGAAAATAGGTGCAGCACAAAGATACTGTGTGTCTTGAAGCTGTTCAGTAATGACAAAATTGGTAATATGGAACTTTATGGCAATTTAGTAATGACTGCATATCCCAAATTCCCTAGTAAGACCATGATAATTTTTGAAATTGTCTTTCAGGTATATAAAACAGCGCAGCTGTGGGGAGGCAGCTTTATGTGACTGAGAAGCAGCCCGGATAGCTCAAGGCTGTGGAATCACAGCCCATTGTGTGTTCCTCATATAGTGAGACTTCCCTGAAGTCAGAAGAAGGACTGAGACGAAGGAATCAAGGGTCAAGTCTTTAAAATGGTTTGTGTGTTTATTCCGGAAAatacagcagctgctttttctgaaaagctgagctttgctaTAGTAATACAGATTACTTTTGAGCACTTTTTGCGGCGATTTCAAAACAAATGTCCAGTCATCAAATCATGCAGAAATATAAAGCCGGCAAGAATGTTACAGATACTACAACCTTTTGCAAACCTATAGCTTTGACAACAAGTAGATAACATTTCTACAGGTCTTTGTTGCCACAGATATTCATACCTCTTTTATTCAAACATTTGGTTTTGTCGCTGGCCCCTCTAACATAAGCTTAATTTTTTAGTGCATCTAAGGCATTTGGGATTATATGGACCACAGATCACACCAAACCAGGTAAAGCTAACTACAGGGCACTTTAGTTTGAGAATAGTAAATTGgctcttgattttatttttcctttttgctggaaagaaaaataccacaTAAAATCTAGGATTTTAAATGGtatttggtttatttaaaaatacagatgtttaGTTTATAAGattgaaaaattgctttttattccCACCTAATGTCCTCCAGTAAATTCTAGTGTGGCATGGTCTGCTTTGGATAGGTCAATGAatggtgcttttaaaaaaatgtttgaaaagaaGAACTCAGTCCATGGAAATTGTTCAAATAATCTTGTTAGAATGAAGCCTTGACTGAAGGCAGTAATTTCATGGATTAAACTCAGAAGGGGTAGTCTAGGCTGATCTTCCTGTCACAGGCCACAGAGCTTTATCCAGAGACTGTCTACACAAATACTGGTTAGCTACAAGACATGGGGGATTTTACATGGCCAATACATTGAACAACAGCATGAAAGTGGCAACTGTGGAACTTTTTGAGGATATGGTAaatgggagcaggaggaaagagTATTTTTACAGGCAAGTTAGTAGGCAGCGTAAGGTGGAATTGCGGCATCTTACTATGCTCAGCTTTTCCCTAAAAAGTACCAATTTAAAGAAACTGGTTTTTCCAATCCATCCTTTTCTCAAGTGTAGTCTGGAACTAAGCAACATGATGGGCAGTCCAAGTATGGGAAGAAATGCTTTGATTTGTACTTCTCCAAGTCTGCAAAGCAGAAATCATGAGTAAAAATCCACCACTGTGAAACCTGCAAAGAAATAGGGATGGGACAAGGCAGCATGCATATATACCTTATATTTTGAtagctattttttatttcacaaaaaaattaaatggcatTGAGACATCTTCTGAGGCAGCCTGCATTTTATTGTGATTTGTGAGAACTTCTTGTAGACAAGAACAATATTCTGCTCCCATCTTTTCAGGGATGTCAGATCTGATCGTGGATGAGCACAGTACCGTGATGCTTCTGTTAGTTGTGAGAGAGCctttaagcaaaaagaaaacaggctgTATACAGTCTGCTGCAGTAGCTGCTTCTGGAGTGCAGTGAGCAGGtggcagagaaggaggagaaactgCTGGAAGAGTGCTCTGCTGTCCCTCTACCCTAAAGGAGGATGACAAAGTGATTGATCAGTGCTATGTTCTGAGGATTGCTCCAACAGTGAAGCTGCAGGTTGTGGCCCTGAAAGTGGCTGGAGGTTTTTCTGCTGAACGCAGGAGCAGACCATGATTAGGCTTCTTCCTGAGGCTGCTTTGGGTGTGTAGGCTTTGCTAGAGAAGCAGCTCGAGCAGCAGAATGAGCATAAGTCGTCAGTGGGTACAGCAGTATAACATGAGGGCAACGTAAGATCAATGTGTATTGAAGGGGTCCCACACTGTGCAGTCGATGATTGGGCTGCAATGTATTGACTCAGTGTAATTGTATATTGCTTCATTTCTCATTAGTGAAACAATGCAGGAGGAAGGAATGCAAGAAATTATGGATTA contains the following coding sequences:
- the FZD8 gene encoding frizzled-8; this translates as MEWSYLLEITSLLATLSLLQRAGCAAASAAAAASSSSSSSAKELSCQEITVPLCKGIGYNYTYMPNQFNHDTQDEAGLEVHQFWPLVEIQCSSDLRFFLCSMYTPICLEDYKKPLPPCRSVCERAKAGCAPLMRQYGFAWPDRMRCDRLPEQGSPDTLCMDYNRTDLTTAAPPPAKPPLRGAKPGGPAKAPPAAAAPPAEAPRKPRPPPPCEPGCQCRAPMVSVSSERHPLYNRVKTGQIANCALPCHNPYFSPDERAFTAFWIGLWSVLCFLSTFATVSTFLIDMERFKYPERPIIFLAACYLFVSLGYLVRLVAGHEKVACSGGAGAGGAGAGAAGAGGGAAAGAAAAGGRGAAGGAAELQPELAVAEHVRYESTGPALCTVVFLLVYFFGMASSIWWVILSLTWFLAAGMKWGNEAIAGYAQYFHLAAWLLPSVKSIAVLALSSVDGDPVAGICYVGNQSLENLRGFVLAPLLIYLAIGSMFLLAGFVSLFRIRSVIKQQGGPTKTHKLEKLMIRLGLFTVLYTVPAASVVACLFYEQHNRPRWEATHNCPCLRDQQPDQARRPDYAVFMLKYFMCLVVGITSGVWVWSGKTLESWRALCTRCCWANKGAVVAGGTGAGPGGQAAIAAAGGLGAGGGGSLYSDVSTGLTWRSGTASSVSYPKQMPLSQV